TGGTAGTCTGGGCGACAGGTTGGCGCAACCTGCCGCTCGCACCCGGAAGGGCTCGGTGAATGCGCACGACAAGCCGTCAAGCGCAGGCTGACCGAGCGCGGCACGAGCTGACAACGCGAGCATCGGCGCACCCGGCCGCGTAGGAGCCGACGCAATGACATCTACGAACACCGACCTCGCCAAGAAGCTCGCGAAGCGGCTGCGCGACGACCTCGCCGCCGCCGGCACCGAGATCCCGCACAGCCTGGCGCTCGAACTCATCGCCCATCAGCTCGCCGCCAAGGACTGGAACGTCCTGTCCGCCGCCCTGGCCAAGACCGGTGCCGCCGCCGACGCGGGCGCCGACTCGGACGCGGACGCGGAGATGCGTCCGGGCGTGCCGATCCTGCGGGTGATGGACATGGCCCTGGCCCTGCCCTTCTACCTGGACTACCTCGGCTTCACGCTCGACTGGGAGCACCGTTTCGAGCCCGGCCTGCCGGTCTACGCCCAGGTCTCCCGGTCGGCGACCGTCCTGCACCTGTCCGAGCACCACGGCGACGGCAGTCCGAACGGTGTCGTATGGATCCCGGTGCGCGACGTGACCGCCCTCCAGCGCGAGCTGCTCGCCAAGGACGACACCCGGCTGCGCCCCGGCGTCCACGCCGACGCCCCCGGCGGCCCGACGATGCAGGTCATCGACCCGTACGGCAACGTCCTGCGCTTTGCCCAGCCGCCTCGCGTTTAGCGAGCCCCCGCCCCGCTCACCCGAGTGGGCGGCGCGAGCAGCGCCCCGGCGTGCCGAATGGCGCAGGCTGGGAGAAACCACGGACGAGGAGGACGCCATGGCCGCCAGCGAGCGGGACCCGTTCCAGGAAGACCCAGAGCCGTCCTTCGTCGAGGTCGACGCAGTGGACCTCGAGACGTTCTGGGAGGCCGAAGGCAACGACAAGGTCGAATGCCCCGGCTGCGACGCCCAACCCAAGGGCCGCTTCGCCGAGCGCGGCACCGTAGACGGCAGGGACTGGGTGGCCTTCGCTCCCTGCGGCCACGTCGTCGTACTCGCCGGCTGGGCCATCTACTAGTCGCGACTCCCGCAGGTCAAGCACCTCAACCCCGTGGTTGACGTGTTTGACCTGCGGCTTCCCCGCTCTCGGCAGGCCCTGGCCGGCCGCATTACGGGTTGAGCCTCGCCGTCAGGCGCTTACGCAGACTCCGGCGGGTGGTGAACGGGCGCACGGCGTCCGTCAGCGCCGAGAACGCGTTCGTGTACCCGAAAGTCCGTGGCCTGCGAAAGCGTTCCGCGGCGACGCGCCGACAACAGCTGGCGGCGGCAGCGGCTCAGGCCACTACCGCCGCCGTCTTGTCGGCCTACCAGCCGCGCGACTTCCACGCAGCCAGCTGCGGCCGCTCGTCGCC
This genomic window from Actinospica robiniae DSM 44927 contains:
- a CDS encoding glyoxalase superfamily protein, which encodes MTSTNTDLAKKLAKRLRDDLAAAGTEIPHSLALELIAHQLAAKDWNVLSAALAKTGAAADAGADSDADAEMRPGVPILRVMDMALALPFYLDYLGFTLDWEHRFEPGLPVYAQVSRSATVLHLSEHHGDGSPNGVVWIPVRDVTALQRELLAKDDTRLRPGVHADAPGGPTMQVIDPYGNVLRFAQPPRV